Below is a genomic region from Persicimonas caeni.
AGGTTCACCGCCTGAAACACCTCCCCCATATAGGCCTCCCACTCCTCGTCGCGCGTCGTCATCATATGCGCCAAAAAGGCCTCCAGGCGCTTTTGAGTCGGCGCCAGCAGGTACATCGCCATCGGAATCCCGATCTTGAACCAGCCGCTCCAGTGGCTCTTGACCACGCCGGCCGGAACGATCAGCGCGAGCCGCTCGATGCGCTCGGGGGCGAGGGCGGCCAGTCGTAAGGCCACGAAACCGCCGAAGCTAACCCCGACGACGTGGGGCTTGTCGAGCCGGAGGCCGTCGAGCACGTCTCGAAGCCAGGCGCCGTAGTCGTTGTTTTTGACCGAGAGCAACTCGTCGTGACCCATCGGCGATTGGCCGACGATGTCGACCGCGTAGACCCGAAAGCGCTCGAGCAGGGGGGCCATTTCGACGAGCACGTGAGCGGAGGTGGCCATCTGGCCGTGCAGGAGCACCAGGGCAGGTGCATCTTCGGGGCCGCCGACCAGGACGTGCGTTTCGCCGAACGGAGTGTCGAGTCGGCATGTTTCGGTGGGCGCGCTGAGGCGACCGCGGAACCGGTCGAACCAATCGATGATGCGGTCTTTGGCTTTGGGACTCTTGAAGGTGGACGCCATGCTCAGCTCCTATTTGCTTGGGGGCAGGTGTACTCGGAATCACGGCCGGAGGCCGTCGAGGTGTTGGATGAGTTGGCGCTCGACGAGCGCCACGGGGTGTTCATAGGCCCCTTGCACCCACGAAATCAGCGCGAAGTAGAAAAACGAAAAGTAGCTCATGCCGAGCAGGGCGATGTCGGTGTCGGCGCGAAGCTCGCCGCGTTCGATGGCCCCTTGGGCTAGCTGGGCGATCTTGGCGTGAATTTGCGCGACCTGTCCGGCGAAACGCTGCGCCCAGGGAGGCTCGGCGAAGAGCGACTCCTTCAGCAGCGTGCGCGACAGGTCGGGGCGGCGCCTGTAGTAGCCAAAGACCACCCGGGTCAGCTGCATCAACTGCTCGACGAGCGGCCCTTCGCCGGGAGCTTCGAGTGCGGCGGCCATCGTCTCTTCGAGATCGGCGAAGAGGGCGGCGTGCAGCAACTGCCGCTTGTCGCCGAAGTGATGGATGATCGAGCCGGCGGAGATGTCGGCGCGCCCGGCGATCGAGCGCAACGTGGCGTCTTCGAACCCGACCTCTTCGAACTCTTCGAGTGCGGCATCGAGGATCGCCTCCCGGGTCATGCGCTTTTGTTCTTTGCGAGATGCCATAGCTGTTGTTGATTTTTTCGTTAAACGTGTTTATTAAACGTGTTTAGCGAAAAGTAGCGCGGTAGGCAATAGTGACCCGTACAATTTGGCGGCGAGGCAAGCTGAATATGGAGATCGAAGACTTGAGAAACTACGGGGCGGCCTTTAGCGAGGCGGAAGGCTCGTGGCCGGACGATGTCAAAGCGCGCATGCAGAGCGACGCCAAGGCCGTCATCATGCGCCATCTGAGCGGCTGGCAGAAGGTGCGCCTGATGTGGCACTTCATCAAAGCCCGTCGTCAGGCAGCCAAGCTCGACTTGAGCGACCTGCGGGAGCGCGGGATGACCGACGAGGCATTCCTGGACCAGCAGCTCGAATATCTGGCGATGTTCTCGGCGCTCGCCCAGCTTTTCGATGCCGAGCGCGCGGTGGTCATCATGAAGGAGGTGATGGACGAGTCGGCTCGCGAGCCCCTGCTTCACTGTCTGCCCGAGCCGGAGCATGTGCGTCAGGTCGACGCGGAGCCGTTTGACGTCTTTCGCGACTACAACGACGCGATGGCGAAGTCGTCGGTCGAAGCCGGCTGCAACATGATGGCCGTCGAAGACGACGGAGACGACGCCTTTCAGCTCAACGTGACGTGGTGTGTCTGGTTGGAGTTGGCCGAGCGTATGGGCGTGCCGG
It encodes:
- a CDS encoding alpha/beta fold hydrolase, which encodes MASTFKSPKAKDRIIDWFDRFRGRLSAPTETCRLDTPFGETHVLVGGPEDAPALVLLHGQMATSAHVLVEMAPLLERFRVYAVDIVGQSPMGHDELLSVKNNDYGAWLRDVLDGLRLDKPHVVGVSFGGFVALRLAALAPERIERLALIVPAGVVKSHWSGWFKIGIPMAMYLLAPTQKRLEAFLAHMMTTRDEEWEAYMGEVFQAVNLGRVKIPRLAKVGEFDELRAPTIVLAADKDLSFPGEQVISRVEKLIPSLEATELMADCRHCPPTTDEFRGWLTERISGFFTA
- a CDS encoding TetR/AcrR family transcriptional regulator, which codes for MASRKEQKRMTREAILDAALEEFEEVGFEDATLRSIAGRADISAGSIIHHFGDKRQLLHAALFADLEETMAAALEAPGEGPLVEQLMQLTRVVFGYYRRRPDLSRTLLKESLFAEPPWAQRFAGQVAQIHAKIAQLAQGAIERGELRADTDIALLGMSYFSFFYFALISWVQGAYEHPVALVERQLIQHLDGLRP
- a CDS encoding L-2-amino-thiazoline-4-carboxylic acid hydrolase, with the translated sequence MEIEDLRNYGAAFSEAEGSWPDDVKARMQSDAKAVIMRHLSGWQKVRLMWHFIKARRQAAKLDLSDLRERGMTDEAFLDQQLEYLAMFSALAQLFDAERAVVIMKEVMDESAREPLLHCLPEPEHVRQVDAEPFDVFRDYNDAMAKSSVEAGCNMMAVEDDGDDAFQLNVTWCVWLELAERMGVPEACKPNCYADDLVFPEYFDALGIRYSRSQTLACGGTCCDFRFERK